Within Puntigrus tetrazona isolate hp1 chromosome 17, ASM1883169v1, whole genome shotgun sequence, the genomic segment agATGGAAAGTGTTATCTacttggaagtcaatgggacggtcacaagcctcccggttttcatccaaaatatattaaactgtgCTCTGAATGCAAAGAAGTTTGGGGGTCGTGATTagtgaaaacatttcattttggggtggactaaccctttaagtgaGTGGAACTGGCTGTAATACTTAGTGTATAGTTTAAACGTGCATTTGTTTCTGCAATAAAACAATCTTCGAAACAAGTTTCGTCTCATGCACTTTAGCTGAAAAAATACTGAGACCATGGATAGAAAATACAAGTTTTAGACACATACTAAATACACGTCCTGCCAGCAAGATACAGACAAGATGAAGTGTGCCGAAATAGAGAGGGCCCAAATCAGCAAAATCATTTCCAGTAAACCATTAATGGACTTCTTTTAAGAGAGGCTTCGTAATCAGATTATGATTTACTATACAGAAGCACAAGGAAGCAACACATATTTGGTCTGTATTCAGTGTtgtatctttattattttacattcagaGCTGTGGACAGTGTGGAACATATATCCCCTTCAGTCTAATTGTAAGTGGCAGGTAACCGCAGCTCAGATATTAATTGAATGTAAACTTTCATCTTTCAGGGCTTCTTGGAGAAAAGCATTATGCAAAAGCGCCAAATGCAGCAGTCTATTGCTGTGGGTGTCCATTATGTTATCTAGGAAGGGCGTATCTGTGATTATCTCAGCTGCAAGCTTTAATGAGTATTGGTTTTTGAGGCAACTGAGGCTGATAAATTCTCTTACTTTCCTTCTGTATTGTATTCTTTTTACATCAACCTTTCTGACACTTGctctaaagaaaaaacaaacaaaaaaatattatctccTACCCGAACAGTTGCAACAATGAGAACTATTTGTCGTCTGACAGCGAAATTAAAGATGTTGAACAACCTAATGTTTGATTGCTTTGAGGCTTAGACAAAACGGGACAGCAAGACCTGCACACTTTTGGGGAGAAGGTACttgataaaatacaatatagcACGCTTAGTAAcctattaaaatctaaaataaatgtatggcCACATTTTATGGaagcaataaattattattatgggtTATTATTATACATTGCATCACTAATGCACTGATAATGACATCCAGCAGATGGCAGTGCTAACATCCACTGCTGTAATAggtgaaaaaagtgaaaactcTGTGAAAACTGCTCTGTTTTTTCTTGTATAACAGGTTATGGACAAATGTATCCGGTGACATTCGAAGGCAAGGTGGCTTGTATCCTGTACGCGATGGTGGGCATTCCTCTCATGCTGCTAGTCATCTCAGATGTGGGAGATATCTTAGCTGTTCTTCTTTCTAAAGCGTACACTCGCCTCAACCTGTTCTTCAAAAAATGCAAGTTACATCGCGCGTGCATTCAGAGGCATGCAAGGGCATCATCTCCAAAACAAGTTCAATGTGCTGAAACCGACGGCACCTATATGTTCAGCCGGGATGTCGTGACGCATGAAGCAAGGAACATTCAAAAGGTGATAAAAGCCCAGTCATCCCTCAGACACACTTCCTTACGTAAGAACGAAGAGATCTTTAACCGCATGATTATTAAGGAGAACTTCAAGCTCAAAACCTCTCTGACAAAATCAAGCTCGTGCCCAAACCTCAAACGTATGCCACCCACAAAAGCCAGCTCCAAGTTATTCATCGGCATCGGACAGGAGATGGAGCACTTTAAAGTCCCTCTGCCGGTCATCTTGCTGGTGGTGTTTGCGTATATggtgatctgcagtcaaatttTGAGATTCTGGGAAAAGATGGAGTCTTTTAATGCCTTTTATTTCACCTTCATCACCTTGACCACCGTTGGCTTTGGTGACATTGTGCCTGAACATCCGAATTACTTCATGGTtacgtttttgtttataatCACAGGCATGGCCATCATGAGTATGGCCTTCAAACTCGGCCAATCGCAGATCGTTAGCTTTTACAGGCGGTGCATAAAGTCCGTTAGCATGGGCAACGTAGGAAAACACAAAGACTTAGACGGTAACTGAAGGCAGAAAAAAGCAGTTGGTTTTTGTGGCTTTGCTAATGGTACATGAAACTACAGGAAAGCAGAAGCATTCTCTGCTCAAGATGGAAACGTGTTTTAATATCTGTATCACTGCTAGTTTGACATACAGTGGGTTGAAGGAAAATGAACCATAGGCCTTctgcattaaacaaatatagAAGAAAGAAGCTCAGAATAAAGTATACACTCCTGTTAACtagttcaacaaaaaaaatgaaatgcaagaAAAACTGCATgagacattgtttatttttgtttaagatATGTAGCTTGATAGAAATCAAATCCATTCATTTCTTCTATTTATTCATGTTCATGCAACAAGTTTGTATTCATAATATATCTGATAaccagtattgttttttttcattcaatgcCAAGTGTGCAATGTGATTCAATTTCATTATCGATgcagttagtgtgtgtgtgaaatgtatttatttactaatacaAAAGCTAGTGTGGAAATATATGGTTGAGCACCTGTAATATCTTGCCTGTGAAATGACCTTATCACACACTTTGAAACCAAttgaataaaaatctttatgTGCCATTTGAGGAGTTTGTACTTTAACAAAATCTCTCTATGCACGTTTTTCCTTTCTCATCTGGTGTGTTTAAATCCTAAGGAGCACACACAACTAACAGGGAACATTCACATACTTTTTTCCAGGGTTCTCTCAAGTTATGATAAACATTTCTTCAGCAATGTAAATGGACATTCGTTCAAAGGTATCTGTTATTTAACAATATTCTCAACACATTAGCACAAACTCACAAGACAACcttcatgaatttttttttttaatgttcgcCATCTGcctaacatttttaaatgcacaaccTGTTTGTCGGATCActctaaaaagtaatatttcaataatgttggcaaaattacacacacaaaaaatgtttccTTAATTTTAGCATAACCATTAAAAACGTGGTAAACGTTCAGAGAAAAGTTTCCACTTAATGGGAACATTGGCAAAACGTTTTTAGAAAATATCAGCTGAGCAGATGGAGAAAATATAGCTCGAATATTCTTTAAGTCACTTGAAAGCGAGTTGATTAGTGACGCCTCACTCCCTCTCTGGCCACAAGATGGCGCTGTTATAAAGCTCTATATTGAAGGAGAGGAGGCTGCTGATTTCACCGATCGAGTAAAACGCGCTAAAACGCTTGGATATCACACCGATGTCAAGCCGTTGCTGGCGCTGCCGTTAAACGCAACAAGTGATCGCAGCTTTCCCTCGGCAGATAACTTCCTAACACTACTCAAGTTGACTAAAACAACAGCATCGCGACCTTAAAAGCACACGTACGACTTGCACTGCTGCGGAAATGATAACCTGTTATTTATGTTAAATGATGTGGTGGCTGCACGCGTTTGTGAATAAGAACAAAGGCAGCGAACAAGGTGCTCCTGCCTCGCTCGTTTTAGTGTGACGGTTCACTCGCCCGTGTCACAGCACACCCCACTCGAGTCCTCTGTGAAACAGCGTGACGTCAAACAGCAGTCAAGCAACTAAAGCGCTCCGCGTGCGGCGTGCCTTTCACCCGGGATCCGACAGCAACGCGCGATGCAAACCTGCTCATAAGGTAAGAATCAAAAACACACCGGCtgcattatttattgcatttttttttttttactaaaaatcaCTATTGCTGatagtttattattttcagaGAGCTTCGGTGCATATATTTGTAAACATAAAAGTGcacatttactgtaatatttcacatattcCTCTCTATTCGTaatcatgctttttaaatttctttatgCGTGgtgttaataataacattttattctgtttagATATTCTTTCACAGtccgtttttttgttttgtttttttgttctattgCAGGATCTTTTTCACTCGCTCTTTGGCAATTGGATTGTAATAAAATGGGACTATTTGATGCTCTTAGagattttagtttattaacaTGGCTAAGAGAAGAAAGACAGTCCCGGAGGCTGATTCTGTTGATCGTTTTCATCGCTTTGCTGTTGGACAACATGCTGTTGACGGTGGTCGGTAAGAGCTACTGTTCCTCACACCTGTTACATGTGCGGCAACATATGATGCAGAGAGCACATATCTCTCAGCTACCAATGATAAACTCTTCACGCAAACGCGCCTTATAAACGCATATAATATTCCCAAAACGTACgatttcatatattttcatatttacattatgtatGCATTGAAACAACGTGAATTCATACCAAACACAAACGTTTGCTAAGTGTATACAAAagttatgattaaaataaacgaAACAAGCATTGGAAGTAATGTTTTTGCACATACGTTATAATGACTTATTTAATCAAT encodes:
- the kcnk18 gene encoding potassium channel subfamily K member 18 — its product is MELEEGRESFSKRKCARLFWRLFPHVFLIFSLILYAVFGALIFQRIEKKAFSKPELISVVAQKLVETVQNHTDDSTEEPLSSKIKNILTDFRDNKEYKKWSFYESLFFCCTLFTTVGYGQMYPVTFEGKVACILYAMVGIPLMLLVISDVGDILAVLLSKAYTRLNLFFKKCKLHRACIQRHARASSPKQVQCAETDGTYMFSRDVVTHEARNIQKVIKAQSSLRHTSLRKNEEIFNRMIIKENFKLKTSLTKSSSCPNLKRMPPTKASSKLFIGIGQEMEHFKVPLPVILLVVFAYMVICSQILRFWEKMESFNAFYFTFITLTTVGFGDIVPEHPNYFMVTFLFIITGMAIMSMAFKLGQSQIVSFYRRCIKSVSMGNVGKHKDLDGN